In a genomic window of [Empedobacter] haloabium:
- a CDS encoding transporter substrate-binding domain-containing protein, translating into MAVLCATPLAWGQSQTIRVAGEAWAPYLTPALPEDGLTGAMMRAVLGRLGYNATVDYYPWRRAMEIGLRDPRYAGFLPVLRTPEREKLCHFSTPLARTSYVLVFLKDRPVRADSLADLRELRVGTVSGYSYSEQFDTMAAQRQIEVEEAVNDETNLRKLLARRFPLTIIDRQVLRYLLATQRFTPADRERIATSDGLFRDRTMHLCFRRTAVGQMQQQAFDNAARELDLPKLEKEYWRRIGYDG; encoded by the coding sequence ATGGCTGTGCTGTGTGCCACGCCGCTCGCATGGGGGCAGTCGCAGACAATCCGCGTGGCCGGGGAGGCATGGGCGCCGTACCTGACCCCCGCGTTGCCGGAGGATGGCCTGACGGGCGCGATGATGCGCGCCGTGCTGGGCCGGCTGGGCTACAACGCCACTGTCGATTATTATCCATGGCGCCGCGCCATGGAGATCGGCCTGCGCGATCCGCGTTATGCCGGATTCCTGCCGGTGCTGCGCACGCCCGAGCGCGAGAAGCTGTGCCATTTCTCGACGCCGCTGGCGCGCACCAGCTACGTGCTGGTATTCCTGAAGGACCGTCCGGTGCGGGCCGACAGCCTGGCCGACCTGCGCGAGCTGCGCGTCGGCACCGTCTCCGGTTATTCGTACAGCGAGCAGTTCGACACGATGGCGGCGCAGCGCCAGATCGAGGTCGAGGAAGCCGTCAACGACGAGACCAACCTGCGCAAGCTGCTGGCGCGGCGCTTCCCGTTGACGATCATCGACCGCCAGGTGCTGCGCTACCTGCTGGCCACGCAGCGCTTCACTCCGGCCGACCGGGAGCGCATCGCCACCAGCGATGGCTTGTTCCGCGACCGCACGATGCACTTGTGCTTCCGCCGCACGGCCGTGGGGCAGATGCAGCAGCAGGCGTTCGACAACGCGGCGCGTGAGCTGGATCTGCCGAAGCTGGAGAAGGAGTACTGGCGGCGGATCGGCTACGACGGGTAG
- the phaZ gene encoding polyhydroxyalkanoate depolymerase has translation MLYQLHEMQRTFLNPLMQWAEASSKLFSNPVSPFAHTPFSQRIAAGYELLYRLGKDYEKPAFGIDTTTVNGKPVGILEHATVTKPFCRLIHFRKDVSTAEAVELAQPVVLLVAPLSGHHSTLLRDTVRGLLPEHDVYITDWTDARMVPLSEGAFHLDDYIYYVQDFIRHLGPDVHVISVCQPTVPVLAAISLMATNKDPKLPKTMTMMGGPIDPRKSPTAVNNLATEKPFSWFENTVIYPVPPNYPGFGRKVYPGFLQHAGFIAMNPGRHAQSHREFYMHLVRGDDEPAESHRKFYDEYNAVLDMPAEYYLDTIKTVFQDFSLPKGTWEVGGQLVRPQDITNVALLTIEGELDDISGAGQTQAAHELCTGIPADKQEDFVVPQAGHYGIFSGRRWREIVCPKITEFIRQHA, from the coding sequence ATGCTTTACCAACTTCATGAAATGCAACGCACCTTCCTGAACCCGCTGATGCAGTGGGCGGAAGCGTCGTCCAAATTGTTCAGCAACCCCGTTTCGCCCTTCGCGCACACGCCGTTCTCGCAACGGATCGCGGCCGGCTACGAGTTGCTGTATCGCCTGGGCAAAGACTACGAAAAACCGGCGTTCGGCATCGACACGACGACCGTCAACGGCAAGCCCGTCGGCATCCTCGAGCATGCCACGGTCACCAAGCCGTTCTGCCGCCTGATCCACTTCCGCAAGGACGTCTCCACGGCCGAAGCCGTGGAACTGGCACAGCCGGTCGTGCTGCTGGTGGCGCCGCTGTCCGGCCACCATTCCACGCTGCTGCGCGACACCGTGCGCGGCCTGTTGCCGGAACACGACGTCTACATCACCGACTGGACCGATGCGCGCATGGTGCCGCTGTCCGAAGGTGCGTTCCACCTGGACGACTACATCTACTACGTGCAGGACTTCATCCGCCACCTGGGCCCGGACGTGCACGTGATCTCGGTCTGCCAGCCGACCGTGCCGGTGCTGGCCGCGATCTCGCTGATGGCGACCAACAAGGATCCGAAACTGCCGAAGACGATGACGATGATGGGCGGTCCGATCGACCCGCGCAAGTCGCCCACGGCCGTCAACAACCTGGCCACCGAAAAGCCGTTCTCCTGGTTCGAGAACACGGTGATCTATCCGGTGCCGCCGAACTATCCGGGCTTCGGCCGCAAGGTCTACCCGGGCTTCCTGCAGCATGCCGGCTTCATCGCCATGAACCCGGGTCGCCACGCCCAGTCGCACCGCGAGTTCTACATGCACCTGGTGCGCGGCGACGACGAGCCGGCGGAAAGCCACCGCAAGTTCTACGACGAGTACAACGCCGTGCTGGACATGCCGGCCGAGTACTACCTCGACACCATCAAGACCGTGTTCCAGGACTTCAGCCTGCCGAAGGGCACGTGGGAAGTGGGCGGCCAGCTGGTGCGCCCGCAGGACATCACCAACGTCGCGCTGCTGACGATCGAAGGTGAGCTGGACGACATCTCCGGCGCCGGCCAGACGCAAGCGGCGCACGAGCTGTGCACCGGCATCCCGGCCGACAAGCAGGAAGACTTCGTGGTGCCGCAGGCCGGCCACTACGGCATCTTCTCGGGCCGCCGCTGGCGCGAGATCGTCTGCCCGAAGATCACGGAATTCATCCGCCAGCACGCATAA
- a CDS encoding NAD(P)/FAD-dependent oxidoreductase, whose protein sequence is MNIVSTPPGGNYETDAVIIGAGPVGLFQVFELGLLEIKAHVIDSLAAVGGQCVELYPDKPIYDIPAIPSCTGQELTDGLLKQIEPFGPTFHLGQEVTVVHKREDGRFDVETSLGTKFITKTIFIAAGVGSFQPRTMKVDGIEAYEGSQLFYRVKDPAQFEGKNLVICGGGDSALDWALNFVGKAESVVLLHRREDFRAAPASVAKMKQLCEEYEMQLIIGQVSGIEEKDGKLSELRVTGADGVTRRVPLDMLLVFYGLSPKLGPIAEWGLDIERKQLKVVSTEKFETNVPGIFAVGDINTYPGKKKLILSGFHEAALAAFGAAPYIFPDKKIHMQYTTTSPKLHKVLGVESPVFD, encoded by the coding sequence ATGAATATCGTCAGCACCCCTCCCGGTGGCAATTACGAAACCGATGCCGTCATCATCGGCGCCGGCCCGGTCGGCCTGTTCCAGGTCTTCGAACTGGGCCTGCTGGAAATCAAGGCCCACGTCATCGACTCCCTGGCGGCCGTCGGCGGCCAGTGCGTGGAACTGTATCCGGACAAGCCGATCTACGATATTCCCGCGATCCCGTCCTGCACGGGCCAGGAACTGACGGACGGCCTGCTCAAGCAGATCGAACCGTTCGGCCCCACCTTCCACCTGGGCCAGGAAGTCACCGTCGTGCACAAGCGCGAAGACGGCCGTTTCGACGTCGAAACCAGCCTGGGCACCAAGTTCATCACCAAGACCATCTTCATCGCCGCCGGCGTCGGTTCGTTCCAGCCGCGCACGATGAAGGTCGACGGTATCGAGGCCTATGAAGGCTCGCAGCTGTTCTACCGCGTCAAGGACCCGGCCCAGTTCGAAGGCAAGAACCTGGTCATCTGCGGCGGCGGCGACTCGGCGCTGGACTGGGCGCTGAACTTCGTCGGCAAGGCCGAGTCGGTCGTGCTGCTGCACCGCCGCGAGGACTTCCGCGCCGCGCCGGCTTCCGTGGCGAAGATGAAGCAGCTGTGCGAAGAATACGAGATGCAGCTGATCATCGGCCAGGTCTCGGGCATCGAGGAAAAGGACGGCAAGCTGTCCGAACTGCGCGTGACGGGCGCCGACGGCGTGACCCGCCGCGTGCCGCTGGACATGCTGCTGGTGTTCTACGGCCTGTCGCCGAAGCTGGGCCCGATCGCCGAGTGGGGCCTGGACATCGAGCGCAAGCAGCTGAAAGTCGTCAGCACCGAGAAGTTCGAGACGAACGTGCCGGGCATCTTCGCCGTGGGCGACATCAACACCTACCCGGGCAAGAAGAAGCTGATCCTGTCGGGCTTCCACGAAGCCGCGCTGGCCGCGTTCGGCGCTGCGCCGTACATCTTCCCGGACAAGAAGATCCACATGCAATACACCACGACGTCGCCCAAGCTGCACAAGGTGCTGGGCGTCGAGTCGCCGGTGTTCGACTGA
- a CDS encoding ferredoxin family protein, with protein MTHVVTESCISCRYTDCVDVCPVDCFREGPNFLAIDPDECIDCAVCVAECPVNAIFAEEDVPSDQQQFIKINADLSRNWPSITKTKPALPEAEQFKDVKEKTHLLVR; from the coding sequence ATGACCCACGTTGTCACCGAATCTTGCATCAGCTGCCGTTACACGGACTGCGTCGATGTTTGCCCGGTAGATTGTTTCCGTGAAGGCCCGAATTTCCTGGCAATCGACCCGGACGAGTGCATCGACTGCGCCGTCTGCGTGGCCGAATGCCCGGTCAACGCCATCTTCGCCGAAGAAGACGTGCCGTCGGACCAGCAGCAATTCATCAAGATCAACGCGGACCTGTCCCGCAACTGGCCTTCGATCACGAAGACCAAGCCAGCCCTGCCGGAAGCCGAGCAGTTCAAGGACGTCAAGGAAAAAACGCACCTGCTGGTGCGCTGA
- a CDS encoding protealysin inhibitor emfourin gives MKIVATSSGGFAGLPQRHAVDTTVSPDGPLLEAALASSGFFQAGPAPRSEASGADLLRWTITVEADGRRHSVTFTQDGSPASAPWERLLARILAA, from the coding sequence GTGAAGATCGTCGCCACCAGCAGCGGCGGCTTCGCCGGCCTGCCCCAGCGCCACGCAGTGGACACGACCGTCAGCCCGGATGGACCGCTGCTGGAGGCGGCGCTGGCGTCCAGCGGCTTCTTCCAGGCCGGACCGGCGCCGCGAAGCGAGGCGAGCGGCGCCGACCTGCTGCGCTGGACCATCACGGTCGAGGCGGACGGCCGGCGCCACAGCGTCACGTTTACCCAGGACGGCAGCCCGGCCAGTGCGCCCTGGGAGCGGCTGCTGGCGCGCATCCTGGCGGCCTGA
- a CDS encoding putative Na+/H+ antiporter: MSPSTIDIAGAILFAIAILHTFSAKAFERVAQRFPAHAGIWHLLGEVEVVFGFWALVLVMFIGATAGRGDAIAYLDSRNFTEPLFVFVIMVIAATRPILQTTKAAVGLAARALPLPGSMAFVLLVLTVVPLLGSFITEPAAMTLGALILAERLYAGGISERLKYAILGVLFVNVSIGGTLTPYAAPPVLMVAAKWQWDLPFMLAHIGWKAALAVLVNALGVTLLFARELKAHRPAAAAIQERVPLPLVLAHVAFLAGVVVFSHHPAVFLGLFLFFLGVAQAYERFQDRLILREGLLVAFFLAGLVVLGGKQQWWLQQVLMSMSSDAVYYGATALTAITDNAALTYLGSLVEGLSDEFKYALVTGAVTGGGLTVIANAPNPAGMAILKGHFELETVSALGLFLAALAPTAVAIAAFRLL, translated from the coding sequence GTGAGCCCCAGCACCATCGATATCGCCGGCGCCATCCTGTTCGCCATCGCCATCCTGCACACCTTCAGCGCCAAGGCGTTCGAGCGCGTGGCGCAGCGCTTTCCTGCCCACGCCGGCATCTGGCACCTGCTGGGCGAGGTGGAGGTGGTGTTCGGCTTCTGGGCGCTGGTACTGGTGATGTTCATCGGCGCGACGGCGGGGCGGGGCGACGCCATCGCCTACCTGGACAGCCGCAATTTCACGGAGCCGCTGTTCGTGTTCGTCATCATGGTGATCGCCGCCACGCGGCCCATCCTGCAGACCACCAAGGCCGCCGTCGGCCTGGCCGCACGCGCGCTGCCGCTGCCGGGCAGCATGGCGTTCGTGCTGCTGGTGCTGACCGTGGTGCCGCTGTTGGGCTCGTTCATCACCGAGCCGGCCGCGATGACCCTGGGCGCGTTGATCCTGGCCGAGCGGCTGTACGCGGGCGGCATCTCGGAACGGCTGAAGTACGCCATCCTGGGGGTGTTGTTCGTCAACGTCTCGATCGGCGGCACCCTGACCCCGTACGCCGCGCCGCCGGTGCTGATGGTCGCGGCCAAATGGCAGTGGGACCTGCCGTTCATGCTGGCCCACATCGGCTGGAAGGCCGCGCTGGCGGTGCTCGTCAACGCGCTCGGCGTGACGCTGCTGTTCGCGCGCGAGCTGAAGGCGCACCGGCCAGCGGCGGCGGCGATACAGGAGCGCGTGCCGCTGCCGCTGGTGCTGGCGCACGTGGCCTTCCTGGCCGGCGTCGTCGTGTTCTCGCACCATCCGGCCGTGTTCCTCGGCCTGTTCCTGTTCTTCCTGGGCGTGGCACAGGCTTACGAGCGTTTCCAGGACCGCCTTATCCTGCGCGAGGGTTTATTGGTGGCGTTCTTCCTGGCCGGCCTTGTCGTGCTGGGCGGCAAGCAGCAGTGGTGGCTGCAACAGGTTTTGATGAGCATGAGCAGCGACGCCGTCTACTACGGCGCGACCGCGCTGACGGCCATCACGGACAACGCCGCGCTGACCTATCTCGGCTCGCTGGTAGAAGGCCTGAGTGACGAATTCAAGTACGCGCTGGTGACGGGCGCGGTGACGGGCGGCGGCCTGACGGTCATCGCCAACGCGCCCAATCCGGCCGGCATGGCCATCCTGAAAGGCCATTTCGAGCTGGAGACGGTATCGGCGCTGGGCCTGTTCCTGGCGGCGCTGGCGCCCACGGCCGTGGCGATCGCCGCGTTCCGCTTATTGTAG
- a CDS encoding polyhydroxyalkanoic acid system family protein has protein sequence MINIIQEHNLTPDAARAAAEQVAQKLAKEFDLVCNWHGDVLRFERSGVEGALTLLPQQAQMQIKLGMLYGAFAPAIQSKVAEKMRKVFAAA, from the coding sequence ATGATCAATATCATTCAGGAACATAATCTGACGCCGGACGCGGCCCGCGCCGCGGCGGAACAGGTGGCGCAGAAGCTGGCCAAGGAGTTCGACCTCGTCTGCAACTGGCACGGCGACGTGCTGCGCTTCGAGCGCAGCGGGGTGGAAGGGGCGCTGACCCTGCTGCCGCAACAGGCGCAGATGCAGATCAAGCTGGGCATGCTGTACGGCGCGTTCGCGCCGGCCATCCAGAGCAAGGTGGCGGAAAAGATGCGGAAGGTGTTTGCGGCCGCGTGA
- a CDS encoding acyl-CoA-binding protein, which translates to MSLQAQFDQAMADSKNLPERPDNMTLLKIYALYKQGSAGDVTGERPGMTDFVNRAKYDAWAGLKGTSQEDAQQQYIDLIEELKG; encoded by the coding sequence ATGAGTCTGCAAGCACAATTCGACCAGGCCATGGCCGATTCGAAGAACCTGCCGGAACGCCCGGACAACATGACCCTGCTGAAGATCTACGCGCTGTACAAGCAGGGTTCGGCCGGCGACGTGACGGGCGAGCGCCCGGGCATGACCGACTTCGTCAACCGCGCCAAGTACGACGCCTGGGCTGGCCTGAAGGGCACGTCGCAGGAGGATGCGCAGCAGCAGTACATCGACTTGATCGAGGAACTGAAGGGCTGA